The proteins below come from a single Kitasatospora sp. NBC_00315 genomic window:
- the prfB gene encoding peptide chain release factor 2, which produces MAAVDPSEALKSLETTMGSIEAVLDLDRIRADIARLEEEAAAPNLWDDLTNAQKVTSRLSFLQGELRRVETLHGRVDDLGVLFELAEAEADADTRAEAEVELASVKKAVAELEVRTLLSGEYDAREALINIRAEAGGVDAADFAEQLMRMYLRWAERHNYPTEVYDTSYAEEAGIKSATFTVKVPYAYGTLSVEQGTHRLVRISPFDNQGRRQTSFAGVEVLPVVESSDHVEIDETELRIDVYRASGPGGQGVNTTDSAVRITHLPTGTVVSCQNERSQIQNKASAMNVLQAKLLELRRKEERAAMDALKDSGSSWGNQMRSYVLHPYQMVKDVRTEYEVGNPQAVLDGDIDGFIEAGIRWRKQRETAAE; this is translated from the coding sequence GTGGCAGCCGTCGATCCTTCTGAAGCGCTCAAGTCCCTCGAAACGACCATGGGGTCGATCGAGGCCGTCCTCGACCTGGACAGAATCCGGGCCGACATCGCACGCCTTGAGGAGGAGGCAGCCGCCCCCAACCTCTGGGACGACCTCACGAACGCGCAGAAGGTCACCAGCCGGCTCTCCTTCCTCCAGGGTGAACTGCGCCGCGTCGAGACCCTGCACGGGCGGGTCGACGATCTCGGGGTGCTCTTCGAGCTGGCCGAGGCCGAGGCCGACGCGGACACCCGCGCCGAGGCCGAGGTCGAACTCGCCTCGGTCAAGAAGGCCGTCGCGGAGCTCGAGGTCCGTACTCTGCTCTCCGGCGAGTACGACGCCCGCGAGGCGCTGATCAACATCCGCGCCGAGGCGGGCGGCGTCGACGCCGCCGACTTCGCCGAGCAGCTGATGCGCATGTACCTGCGCTGGGCCGAGCGGCACAACTACCCGACCGAGGTCTACGACACCTCGTACGCGGAGGAGGCCGGCATCAAGTCCGCGACCTTCACCGTGAAGGTGCCGTACGCCTACGGCACGCTCTCGGTCGAGCAGGGCACGCACCGGCTGGTGCGCATCTCGCCGTTCGACAACCAGGGCCGCCGCCAGACCTCCTTCGCGGGGGTCGAGGTGCTGCCGGTCGTCGAGTCGAGCGACCACGTCGAGATCGACGAGACCGAGCTGCGGATCGACGTGTACCGCGCGTCGGGCCCCGGTGGCCAGGGCGTCAACACCACCGACTCGGCGGTGCGCATCACGCACCTCCCGACCGGCACGGTGGTCTCCTGCCAGAACGAGCGCTCGCAGATCCAGAACAAGGCCTCGGCGATGAACGTCCTGCAGGCCAAGCTGCTGGAGCTGCGCCGCAAGGAGGAGCGGGCCGCGATGGACGCCCTCAAGGACAGCGGCAGCTCCTGGGGCAACCAGATGCGCTCCTACGTCCTGCACCCGTACCAGATGGTCAAGGACGTCCGCACCGAGTACGAGGTCGGCAACCCGCAGGCCGTGCTGGACGGCGACATCGACGGCTTCATCGAGGCGGGCATCCGCTGGCGCAAGCAGCGGGAGACCGCCGCGGAGTGA
- the ftsX gene encoding permease-like cell division protein FtsX, with amino-acid sequence MRAQFVLSEIGVGLRRNLTMTIAVVVSVALSLALAGASLLVRDQVNSMKGYWYDKVEVSIYFCTKSDAAHSPQCVAGAATDPQIADVKTALDKMQVVQGSTFENSADAYKHWKEMNPDNPLISVLGPEAIPQSWRVKLVDPTKYDVIQSAFAGKPGVKSVEDQRKILENLFGLLNGLQTAAFVIMVLMLFVALLLIVNTVRVSAFSRRRETGIMRLVGASNFYVQMPFIAEAAFAALLGAVLASGLLLGGHFFVHSWLADRVQFIHFIGLSSVLTVIPLLVVVGMGMAGIAAFFTLRKYLKV; translated from the coding sequence ATGCGCGCCCAGTTCGTCCTGTCGGAGATCGGTGTCGGTCTTCGCCGCAACCTGACGATGACCATCGCGGTCGTCGTCAGCGTCGCGCTCTCGCTCGCCCTCGCCGGTGCCTCCCTTCTGGTTCGTGACCAGGTCAACTCCATGAAGGGGTACTGGTACGACAAGGTCGAGGTGAGCATCTACTTCTGTACGAAGTCCGATGCCGCGCACTCCCCGCAGTGTGTCGCCGGGGCGGCCACCGACCCGCAGATCGCCGACGTGAAGACGGCGCTCGACAAGATGCAGGTGGTGCAGGGCTCGACCTTCGAGAACTCCGCCGACGCGTACAAGCACTGGAAGGAGATGAACCCGGACAACCCGCTCATCTCCGTGCTCGGCCCGGAGGCGATCCCGCAGTCCTGGCGGGTGAAGCTGGTCGACCCCACCAAGTACGACGTCATCCAGAGCGCCTTCGCGGGCAAACCGGGGGTGAAGTCGGTCGAGGACCAGCGAAAGATCCTGGAGAACCTCTTCGGCCTGCTCAACGGCCTGCAGACGGCGGCCTTCGTGATCATGGTGCTGATGCTCTTCGTGGCCCTGCTGCTGATCGTCAACACCGTCCGGGTGTCGGCGTTCAGCAGGCGGCGCGAGACCGGCATCATGCGCCTGGTCGGCGCCTCCAACTTCTACGTCCAGATGCCGTTCATCGCCGAGGCCGCGTTCGCCGCGCTGCTCGGCGCGGTGCTGGCCTCCGGGCTCCTGCTCGGCGGGCACTTCTTCGTGCACAGCTGGCTGGCCGACCGGGTGCAGTTCATCCACTTCATCGGGCTCTCCTCGGTGCTGACGGTGATCCCGCTACTGGTCGTGGTCGGTATGGGCATGGCCGGCATCGCGGCCTTCTTCACCCTGCGCAAGTACCTGAAGGTCTGA
- a CDS encoding S41 family peptidase: MSETPHRRRGPVLRHGTTLSLVFGAVLLAGAATGGWGDVPPPAGPPASDALPVLTAGQDPAGAALSPQQAEGLIGASGDRWGAYYSAQEYAEFAQGLDGRYLGVGLSVGRGQDGVTAVSQVQPLGPAAEAGIAPGDRLLRVGQDQADHLPVTDVVARLRGLEGDRQVGSTVTLAVQRGDGQVREVALHRELLASQQVSVEHTDTGVVRITVRAFTNGVADQVRAAVRGARAGVVLDLRGNSGGLVEEAVGTASVFLDGGAVASYQERGARRELTAARGGDTRTPLVVLVDGGTMSAAELLTGALQDRCRAVVVGSRTFGKGTVQQSSRLADGSVLELTVGHYYTPSGRSPDGTGLTPDVPAPDGDGASALALRVLAGLGTQGRPG; encoded by the coding sequence ATGTCGGAAACCCCGCACCGCCGCCGCGGCCCCGTGCTGCGTCACGGAACCACGCTCAGCCTGGTGTTCGGCGCCGTGCTGCTGGCCGGCGCCGCCACCGGCGGGTGGGGTGACGTGCCACCGCCGGCCGGTCCGCCCGCCTCGGACGCACTGCCGGTCCTGACGGCCGGCCAGGATCCCGCCGGCGCCGCGCTCTCCCCCCAGCAGGCCGAGGGCCTGATCGGGGCGAGCGGCGACCGCTGGGGGGCCTACTACAGCGCGCAGGAGTACGCCGAGTTCGCCCAGGGGCTGGACGGCCGCTATCTGGGGGTGGGCCTGTCGGTGGGCCGGGGGCAGGACGGCGTGACCGCGGTCTCGCAGGTCCAGCCGCTGGGGCCGGCCGCGGAGGCGGGCATCGCGCCGGGCGACCGGCTGCTGAGGGTCGGCCAGGACCAGGCCGACCACCTGCCCGTCACCGACGTGGTCGCCCGGCTGCGCGGCCTGGAGGGGGACCGGCAGGTCGGCTCCACCGTCACGCTGGCCGTCCAGCGCGGTGACGGCCAGGTGCGGGAGGTGGCCCTGCACCGGGAACTGCTGGCCAGCCAGCAGGTATCGGTGGAGCACACCGACACCGGCGTGGTCCGGATCACCGTCCGGGCCTTCACCAACGGCGTGGCCGACCAGGTCCGCGCCGCCGTGCGCGGCGCACGCGCCGGGGTGGTGCTCGACCTGCGCGGCAACTCGGGCGGGCTGGTGGAGGAGGCCGTCGGCACCGCCTCGGTCTTCCTGGACGGCGGCGCCGTCGCGTCCTACCAGGAGCGCGGCGCGCGGCGCGAACTGACCGCGGCCCGCGGCGGTGATACCCGCACGCCCCTGGTGGTGCTGGTGGACGGCGGCACGATGAGCGCCGCCGAACTGCTCACCGGAGCCCTGCAGGACCGCTGCCGCGCCGTCGTGGTGGGCAGCCGCACCTTCGGCAAGGGCACCGTGCAGCAGTCGAGCCGGCTCGCCGACGGCTCCGTCCTGGAGCTGACCGTCGGCCACTACTACACGCCCTCGGGCCGCTCCCCGGACGGCACCGGTCTGACCCCGGACGTCCCG
- the ftsE gene encoding cell division ATP-binding protein FtsE: MIRFDNVSKTYPKQNRPALSDVSLEIEKGEFVFLVGSSGSGKSTFLRLCLREERPSTGEVHVLGKDLGKLSNWKVPHMRRQLGTVFQDFRLLPNKTVAQNVAFALEVIGKPKGAINKVVPEVLDLVGLGGKEDRMPGELSGGEQQRVAIARAFVNRPMLLIADEPTGNLDPQNSVGIMKLLDRINRTGTTVLMATHDQAIVDQMRKRVIELDKGLLVRDQARGVYGYQH; the protein is encoded by the coding sequence GTGATCAGATTCGACAACGTCTCCAAGACCTATCCCAAGCAGAACCGTCCCGCCCTGTCGGACGTCTCGCTAGAGATCGAGAAGGGTGAGTTCGTCTTCCTGGTCGGCTCCTCCGGCTCGGGGAAGTCGACCTTCCTCCGCCTGTGCCTGCGCGAGGAGCGGCCGAGCACCGGTGAGGTGCACGTACTGGGCAAGGACCTCGGCAAGCTGTCCAACTGGAAGGTCCCGCACATGCGGCGCCAGCTGGGCACGGTCTTCCAGGACTTCCGCCTGCTCCCGAACAAGACGGTCGCGCAGAACGTGGCCTTCGCCCTCGAGGTGATCGGCAAGCCCAAGGGCGCCATCAACAAGGTGGTGCCCGAGGTGCTCGACCTGGTCGGCCTCGGCGGCAAGGAGGACCGGATGCCCGGTGAGCTCTCCGGCGGTGAGCAGCAGCGCGTGGCGATCGCCCGGGCCTTCGTCAACCGCCCGATGCTGCTGATCGCGGACGAGCCGACCGGAAACCTCGACCCGCAGAACTCGGTCGGCATCATGAAGCTGCTGGACCGCATCAACCGCACCGGGACGACGGTGCTGATGGCCACGCACGACCAGGCCATCGTCGACCAGATGCGCAAGCGCGTCATCGAGCTCGACAAGGGGCTGCTGGTCCGTGACCAGGCCCGCGGCGTCTACGGGTACCAGCACTGA